In Grus americana isolate bGruAme1 chromosome 19, bGruAme1.mat, whole genome shotgun sequence, the following are encoded in one genomic region:
- the RSKR gene encoding ribosomal protein S6 kinase-related protein, giving the protein MGATSSGPGPAPAPVRPPQGRAVGSWVRALLGRAGPVPVPGSGLALAPRGPAEEPPLPGWPLPQLVSLFLPEFPVRPSARQQQLKILGFVAKGSFGTILKVLDCGREKVCAVKVVPKVEVLRRDTLKQCKEEVSIQRQVRHPFVHGLGDSWQGQRHLFIMCTYCSTGDLHALWRAAGRFTEATVRLFAAELVLVLVYLHDLGIVHRDVKMENILLDERGHLKLTDFGLSRHLRWGERAHTICGTLQYMAPEVLSGGPYSHAADWWSLGVLLFALASGEFPVAPAGDHVAMLERVKQSSYESPPALSPALARLLAELLCHNPLHRLRYLHHFQGHPFFRGVTFDADLLQKDPVAVAVAPRPPEQPPPDPATFADFACDLAAPPGRPWPG; this is encoded by the exons ATGGGAGCAACGAGCAGCGGCCCcgggccggccccggccccggtgCGGCCCCCCCAG GGCCGCGCCGTCGGGTCGTGGGTGCGGGCGCTGCTGGGCCGCGCCGGGCCGGTACCGGTACCGGGGTCGGGGCTCGCCCTGGCCCCACGGGGTCCCGCCGAGGAGCCGCCGCTGCCCGGGTGGCCGCTGCCGCAGCTCGTCTCGCTCTTCCTGCCGGAGTTCCCCGTCCGCCCCTCCgcccgccagcagcagctcaag atcctGGGCTTCGTGGCCAAAGGCTCCTTCGGAACCATCCTCAAGGTGCTGGACTGCGGGCGGGAGAAGGTCTGTGCCGTGAAG gtcgTGCCCAAAGTGGAGGTGCTGCGCCGCGACACCCTCAAGCAGTGCAAGGAAGAAGTCAGCATCCAG AGACAGGTCAGGCACCCGTTTGTCCACGGGCTGGGGGACAGCTGGCAGGGCCAGCGCCACCTCTTCATCA TGTGCACCTACTGCAGCACCGGAGACCTGCACGCGCTGTGGCGCGCCGCCGGGCGCTTCACCGAGGCCACCGTCCGCCTGTTCGCTGCCgagctggtgctggtgctgg TGTACCTCCATGACCTGGGCATCGTGCACAGAGACGTGAAG ATGGAGAACATCCTCCTGGATGAGAGAG GACACCTCAAGCTCACTGACTTTGGGCTCTCCCGGCACCTGCGGTGGGGTGAGCGAGCCCACACCATCTGCGGCACCCTGCAGTACATGG ccccagaGGTGCTGAGCGGGGGACCCTACAGCCACGCAGCTGACTGGTGGTCCCTGGGAGTCCTGCTCTTTGCCCTGGCGAGCGGGGAG TTCCCCGTGGCGCCAGCGGGGGACCACGTGGCCATGCTGGAGCGCGTCAAACAGAGCAGCTACGAGAGCCCACCCGCGCTCAGCCCCGCTCTGGCCCGGCTGCTCGCCGAG CTGCTGTGCCACAACCCCCTGCACCGCCTGCGCTACCTCCACCACTTCCAGGGCCACCCCTTCTTCCGCGGGGTGACCTTCGACGCCGACCTGCTGCAGAAGGACCCGGTGGCCGTGGCCGTGGCCCCGCGCCCCCCTGAGCAGCCCCCGCCCGACCCCGCCACCTTCGCCGACTTCGCCTGCGACCTCGCCGCCCCCCCGGGCCGGCCCTGGCCTGGCTGA